A single region of the Solwaraspora sp. WMMD406 genome encodes:
- a CDS encoding roadblock/LC7 domain-containing protein, translating into MNLDWLLDDLVERVPAAQQAVVLSADGLLMGSSRGLTKEGAEHMSAMAAGFQSLAKGASRHFGSGPVRQTVVEMESAYLFVTAAGHGACLAVLSAADADIGLIAYEMAMLVTRVGQNLSASARPPAASSDAG; encoded by the coding sequence ATGAACCTCGACTGGTTGCTCGACGACCTCGTCGAGCGGGTCCCCGCCGCCCAGCAGGCGGTGGTGCTCTCCGCCGATGGTCTGCTGATGGGCTCGTCCCGAGGCCTGACCAAAGAGGGCGCCGAGCACATGTCGGCGATGGCCGCCGGTTTTCAGAGTCTGGCCAAGGGCGCCAGTCGCCACTTCGGGTCCGGTCCGGTCCGGCAGACCGTGGTCGAGATGGAGTCGGCGTACCTGTTCGTCACCGCAGCCGGACACGGCGCGTGCCTGGCGGTGCTCAGCGCCGCCGACGCGGACATCGGTCTCATCGCGTACGAGATGGCGATGCTGGTCACCCGGGTGGGTCAGAACCTCAGCGCCTCCGCCCGCCCGCCCGCGGCGTCATCCGATGCGGGGTGA
- a CDS encoding DUF742 domain-containing protein yields MRGDTDGPHHDWLDSDAGPVVRPYTVTGGRVRPTGTTFDLLAFVVAGQPEAADGLAYLQPEHRRILGLAQQPVSVADLAADLDLALGVVRVLLGDLLSAGLIALYEPPASANHPHDDILKAVVNGLRAL; encoded by the coding sequence ATGCGGGGTGACACGGACGGGCCGCACCACGACTGGCTGGACTCCGACGCCGGTCCGGTGGTCCGCCCGTACACGGTGACCGGTGGTCGGGTTCGCCCGACCGGCACCACCTTCGATCTGCTGGCCTTCGTGGTCGCCGGTCAGCCGGAGGCGGCCGACGGACTCGCCTACCTGCAGCCGGAACATCGCCGGATCCTCGGCCTCGCCCAGCAGCCGGTCTCGGTGGCGGACCTCGCCGCCGACCTGGACCTGGCGCTGGGCGTGGTCCGAGTGCTGCTCGGCGACCTGCTCTCGGCCGGGCTGATCGCCCTTTACGAACCCCCGGCCTCGGCCAATCACCCCCACGACGACATCCTCAAGGCGGTGGTCAATGGACTCCGTGCGCTCTGA
- a CDS encoding LUD domain-containing protein → MSEARDEILSRLRAVRDQRPVPVPRDYLTASAASGADPVALLVDRLVDYRATVRRCGRAELAPVLATVLADVPRIAAPADLPTGWLTDYTGEVRRDDAPVPLTVTELDRPGLAVVTGCAVAVGQTGTVILDAGPTQGPRRLTLVPDHHVCVVGADQVVTGLPEALARITDPTRPLTLISGPSATSDIELNRVEGVHGPRRLDVIIVESA, encoded by the coding sequence ATGAGCGAGGCGCGCGACGAGATCCTGAGCCGGCTACGGGCGGTCCGCGACCAGCGGCCGGTGCCGGTCCCCCGCGACTACCTGACGGCCAGTGCCGCCAGCGGCGCGGATCCGGTCGCGTTGCTGGTCGATCGGCTGGTCGACTACCGCGCGACGGTGCGCCGGTGCGGCCGCGCCGAGCTGGCCCCGGTACTCGCCACCGTGCTGGCCGACGTTCCCCGGATCGCGGCACCGGCCGATCTGCCGACCGGTTGGCTCACCGACTACACCGGCGAGGTACGGCGCGACGACGCCCCGGTCCCACTGACGGTCACCGAACTGGACCGCCCAGGGCTGGCTGTCGTGACCGGCTGCGCCGTCGCGGTCGGCCAGACCGGGACGGTGATCCTCGACGCCGGGCCGACGCAGGGTCCACGCCGGCTCACCCTGGTCCCCGACCATCACGTCTGCGTGGTCGGCGCCGACCAGGTGGTGACCGGACTTCCCGAGGCGTTGGCCCGGATCACCGATCCGACCCGGCCGCTGACCCTGATCTCCGGCCCTTCCGCCACCAGCGACATCGAACTGAACCGGGTGGAAGGCGTCCACGGGCCGCGCCGACTCGACGTGATCATCGTCGAGTCGGCCTGA
- a CDS encoding ATP/GTP-binding protein produces the protein MDSVRSDRFQPRRRIPLALKILIAGGFGVGKTTLVGAISEIRPLQTEEVLTSASLGTDDTSGVEAKRTTTVAMDFGRITINEDLQVYLFGTPGQDRFWFLWDELAFGALGAVVLADTRRLADCFPSVDYFEQRGTPFVVGVNCFEGAQHFSPDSVRQALDLDPDVPVVLCDARNRHSGKQVLIELVEHVAYRRGQPVPTG, from the coding sequence ATGGACTCCGTGCGCTCTGACCGTTTCCAGCCGAGGCGGCGAATCCCGCTGGCGCTGAAGATCCTCATCGCCGGCGGGTTCGGGGTCGGCAAGACCACCCTCGTCGGCGCGATCAGCGAGATCCGGCCGTTGCAGACCGAGGAGGTGTTGACCAGTGCCAGCCTGGGCACCGACGACACCTCTGGGGTGGAGGCCAAGCGCACCACGACGGTCGCCATGGACTTCGGTCGGATCACCATCAACGAAGACCTGCAGGTCTACCTGTTCGGCACCCCGGGCCAGGACCGCTTCTGGTTTCTCTGGGACGAGCTGGCGTTCGGCGCGCTCGGCGCGGTGGTGCTGGCCGACACCCGCCGGCTGGCCGACTGCTTCCCGTCGGTCGACTACTTCGAGCAGCGGGGCACCCCGTTCGTCGTCGGGGTCAACTGCTTCGAAGGTGCCCAGCACTTCAGTCCCGACTCGGTACGCCAGGCGCTCGATCTCGACCCGGATGTCCCGGTCGTGCTCTGCGACGCGCGTAATCGCCACTCGGGTAAGCAGGTACTGATCGAGTTGGTGGAGCATGTCGCGTACCGGCGCGGTCAACCGGTCCCGACCGGCTGA
- a CDS encoding nitrate- and nitrite sensing domain-containing protein has protein sequence MNTRNWSIRSKIVALVAVPIAALLVLWIFATTLTVGPALSLLGAQTLLDDVGRPGEAVIAEIQRERRISVVYLSRPAREQGSRAGDLAALRTQWEATDSAVAEFRRRAAPDPDATDPSVLDTRIEQTLAELEILPTGRGFVERREMDAAGALGMYSGLADTAFRMFGALADLPDNELNRQARALTDIGLAREILGRSDALLAGAFAAEEFTTTQHRQLAQIVATQRFLFDRAVAELPASDSGGFHRLAGGAEFTALRRMQETLLDAGAGTDGLPIDESRWRTNYESVQQQLRDFELLAADALAERTMPTAIAILARLAAAGLIGLGAVIASLVISLRVGRSLIHRLTGLRATALELAGERLPGVVARLRRGEDVDVAAEAPPLEYGADEIGQVGHAFSEVQRTAVRSAVEEAALRRGLNETFLNIARRSQALLHRQLAVLDRMERRSTDPEELEDLFRVDHMATRMRRHAEDLVILAGATPGRGWRNPVPVVDVIRGAVSEIEDYARVHVTTVESAAVAGRAVGDVIHLLAELIENAASFSPPQTKVTVIGQSVPHGYAIEVEDRGLGMNPEAVEEANQRLAQPADFDPHNSARLGLFVVAQLGARHGVRVNLRPSPYGGITAVALIPAELISPESEVLALPSGRPPTALTAVAPTPSGRTDGPGGDPGATDPSRTELFAAPSTVTTTPASGTPVVPAVPGMSTAPVSAAPAAPTAPPARATQAAPAAPAGAQLPARRRPTTLPTRPTGPAETTEDGLPRRVRQSSLAPQLRQAPEQSAVARQPGREAPQRSPQEVRALMSALQAGTARGRRAAEVTGETTPVSPAGEVPPARGTATPPPSAVLPPPVATDESEREL, from the coding sequence ATGAATACCCGCAACTGGTCGATCCGCTCGAAGATCGTTGCGCTGGTCGCTGTGCCGATCGCCGCGTTGCTCGTCCTCTGGATCTTCGCCACCACGCTGACCGTCGGTCCGGCGCTGAGCCTGCTCGGCGCGCAGACCCTGCTCGACGACGTCGGCCGGCCAGGCGAAGCCGTGATCGCCGAAATCCAGCGCGAACGCCGGATCTCTGTGGTGTATCTCTCCCGGCCGGCGCGAGAGCAGGGGAGCCGCGCCGGCGACCTGGCGGCGCTGCGCACTCAGTGGGAGGCCACCGATTCCGCCGTCGCGGAGTTCCGGCGCCGAGCGGCCCCGGACCCCGACGCCACCGACCCGTCGGTACTCGACACCCGGATCGAGCAGACCCTGGCCGAACTGGAGATCCTGCCGACCGGCCGCGGCTTCGTGGAACGCCGTGAGATGGACGCCGCCGGAGCCCTCGGCATGTACAGCGGCTTGGCCGACACCGCGTTCCGGATGTTCGGGGCGCTGGCCGACCTGCCGGACAACGAGCTCAACCGGCAGGCCCGAGCCCTGACCGACATCGGTCTGGCCCGGGAGATCCTGGGCCGGTCGGACGCCCTGCTCGCCGGTGCGTTCGCGGCGGAGGAGTTCACCACCACGCAGCACCGTCAGCTCGCGCAGATCGTCGCCACCCAGCGATTCCTGTTCGACCGGGCGGTAGCGGAACTGCCGGCTTCCGACAGCGGCGGCTTTCACCGGCTGGCCGGTGGCGCGGAGTTCACCGCGTTGCGCCGGATGCAGGAGACGCTGCTCGACGCCGGTGCCGGCACCGATGGTCTGCCGATCGACGAGTCTCGCTGGCGGACCAACTACGAGTCCGTACAGCAGCAGTTGCGCGACTTCGAGCTTCTCGCCGCGGACGCCCTCGCCGAGCGCACCATGCCGACCGCCATCGCCATCCTGGCCAGACTCGCCGCCGCCGGGCTGATCGGTCTCGGTGCGGTGATCGCGTCGCTGGTCATCTCGCTGCGGGTCGGTCGGTCGTTGATCCATCGACTGACCGGCCTGCGGGCCACCGCGCTGGAACTCGCCGGCGAACGGCTGCCCGGCGTGGTGGCCCGACTGCGTCGAGGCGAGGACGTCGACGTCGCGGCCGAGGCGCCACCCCTGGAGTACGGCGCCGACGAGATCGGCCAGGTCGGGCACGCCTTCAGTGAGGTGCAGCGGACGGCGGTCCGGTCGGCGGTCGAGGAAGCGGCCCTGCGGCGCGGGCTCAACGAGACCTTCCTCAACATCGCCCGGCGTAGCCAGGCCCTGCTCCACCGGCAGCTGGCCGTCCTCGACCGGATGGAACGGCGCAGCACCGACCCGGAGGAGCTGGAAGACCTCTTCCGGGTCGACCACATGGCCACCCGGATGCGTCGCCACGCCGAGGACCTCGTCATTCTCGCTGGCGCCACCCCGGGCCGGGGCTGGCGCAACCCGGTACCGGTCGTGGACGTCATCCGGGGAGCGGTTTCGGAGATCGAGGACTACGCCCGGGTGCACGTCACGACGGTCGAGTCGGCGGCGGTCGCCGGGCGGGCCGTCGGCGACGTGATCCATCTGCTCGCCGAGCTGATCGAGAACGCGGCGTCGTTCTCCCCGCCGCAGACCAAGGTCACCGTCATCGGCCAGTCGGTGCCGCACGGGTACGCCATCGAAGTGGAGGACCGTGGCCTCGGGATGAACCCGGAGGCGGTGGAGGAGGCGAACCAGCGACTTGCCCAGCCAGCGGACTTCGACCCGCACAACAGCGCCCGGCTGGGTCTGTTCGTCGTGGCGCAACTCGGCGCCCGCCACGGCGTACGGGTCAACCTGCGGCCGTCGCCGTACGGCGGGATCACCGCCGTCGCGCTGATCCCGGCGGAGCTGATCTCACCAGAGTCCGAGGTGCTGGCGCTGCCGTCGGGACGACCACCGACCGCGTTGACCGCCGTCGCGCCCACCCCGAGCGGGCGTACGGATGGACCGGGTGGCGATCCTGGCGCCACCGATCCGTCCCGTACCGAGCTGTTCGCCGCCCCCTCGACGGTGACCACGACTCCGGCGTCAGGCACACCGGTCGTCCCTGCGGTGCCGGGGATGTCGACGGCCCCGGTCTCAGCGGCACCAGCGGCACCGACCGCACCGCCGGCACGAGCCACGCAGGCCGCACCGGCGGCACCCGCCGGTGCGCAACTGCCGGCCCGTCGCCGGCCCACCACGTTGCCGACGCGACCGACCGGGCCGGCGGAGACCACCGAGGACGGGCTACCGCGTCGGGTCCGGCAGTCCAGCCTGGCACCCCAGCTGCGGCAGGCGCCGGAGCAGTCCGCTGTCGCCCGGCAGCCGGGCCGTGAGGCACCGCAGCGGTCACCACAGGAGGTACGGGCGTTGATGTCCGCGCTGCAAGCCGGGACCGCCCGTGGGCGCCGCGCAGCCGAGGTCACCGGGGAAACCACCCCCGTTTCCCCCGCCGGGGAGGTGCCGCCGGCCCGTGGTACCGCCACCCCGCCGCCGAGTGCCGTGCTACCGCCCCCGGTGGCGACGGACGAGTCCGAGAGGGAGCTGTAG
- a CDS encoding glycosyltransferase family 2 protein, whose amino-acid sequence MSVTATPLSAAPVVETPAAETIPARSPAVTVVIPALNEERNLPHVFGRLPADIAEVILVDGGSVDRTVQVARRLRPDVRVVEQTRTGKGNALACGFAAATGDIVVMIDADGSTDPAEIPDFVAALLAGADFAKGSRFRAGGDSHDITPLRRLGNEGLNGIVNLLFGTRFTDLCYGYNAFWRRVLPALDLPDPGVPALSGGRKHWGDGFEIETLINIRVADQGLRIAEVPSVEHLRIHGESNLDTVRDGTRVLRTILSEFGRGLGHHRLRPGRQQRQQAAVPTATVIREG is encoded by the coding sequence ATGTCCGTCACCGCCACCCCCCTGTCCGCCGCGCCAGTGGTCGAGACGCCAGCGGCCGAGACCATCCCCGCACGGTCACCCGCCGTCACCGTGGTGATCCCCGCGCTCAACGAGGAACGGAACCTACCGCACGTCTTCGGCCGGCTGCCCGCCGACATCGCGGAGGTGATCCTCGTCGACGGCGGCTCCGTCGACCGTACCGTCCAGGTGGCCCGCCGACTCCGACCCGACGTCAGGGTCGTCGAGCAGACCCGTACCGGCAAGGGCAACGCGCTGGCCTGCGGATTCGCCGCAGCCACCGGGGACATCGTGGTGATGATCGACGCGGACGGGTCCACCGACCCGGCCGAGATCCCCGACTTCGTCGCCGCGCTGCTGGCCGGGGCGGACTTCGCCAAGGGCTCGCGGTTTCGAGCCGGCGGCGACAGCCACGACATCACCCCGCTGCGGCGACTCGGCAACGAGGGCCTCAACGGAATCGTCAACCTGCTCTTCGGCACCCGCTTCACCGACCTCTGCTACGGCTACAACGCGTTCTGGCGCCGGGTGCTACCGGCCCTGGACCTGCCTGATCCAGGCGTACCGGCACTGTCCGGCGGACGCAAGCACTGGGGCGACGGGTTCGAGATCGAAACGCTGATCAACATCCGGGTCGCCGACCAAGGGCTGCGGATCGCCGAAGTGCCGAGCGTGGAACACCTGCGCATCCACGGCGAGAGCAACCTCGACACCGTACGAGACGGGACCCGCGTGCTGCGCACCATCCTCAGCGAGTTCGGCCGCGGCCTCGGGCACCACCGCCTGCGGCCGGGCCGACAGCAGCGGCAGCAGGCCGCCGTACCGACCGCGACCGTGATCAGGGAGGGCTGA
- a CDS encoding glycoside hydrolase family 6 protein codes for MNLNPLRGAGRSRMRRGLSAAAAVVLGSGVLVVAATQASAAAGCRVTYTVNQWNTGFTANLTVTNLGDALNGWNLEWDYSGNQRITQAWNSEFTQSGTRVTLRNAAWNGSLGTNATVNPGFNASYSGTNTAPTVFRLNGVACTGQIVGTTPPATTAPPTTAPPTTAPPTTAPPTTAPPTTAPPTTAPPTSPPPTGGPRVDNPYVGADVYVNPIWSANAAAEPGGSRIADEPTGVWLDRTSAIYGNNSPTTGDMGLADHLDEAVRQDAANGGRPLVFQVVIYNLPGRDCAALASNGELGPEEIDVYRTEYIDPIAEIVARPAYAALRIVAVIEIDSLPNLVTNVGSRPTATPECDVMLANGNYVSGVGYAVAQLGDVPNVYNYIDAGHHGWIGWDDNFGPSAQLIAQAANASGASPSDVHGFITNTANYSALREPYITVDSTTRPSTWIDWNMYNDELSFAQAFRQRLVQAGFNSNIGMLIDTSRNGWGGPDRPTGPSSAGDVNTRVDESRIDRRFQKGNWCNQSGAGLGERPTAAPASGIDAYVWIKPPGESDGSSSEIPNDEGKGFDRMCDPTYTGNPRNNNNMSGALPNAPVSGHWFSAQFRELMANAYPPLS; via the coding sequence ATGAATCTGAACCCACTACGCGGCGCTGGGCGCTCGCGGATGCGTCGCGGCCTGTCCGCCGCCGCCGCGGTCGTACTCGGCTCTGGCGTGCTAGTCGTCGCGGCCACCCAGGCCAGCGCCGCAGCCGGGTGTCGCGTCACCTACACGGTCAACCAGTGGAACACCGGCTTCACCGCCAACCTCACGGTCACCAACCTCGGTGACGCGCTCAACGGGTGGAACCTGGAGTGGGACTACTCCGGCAACCAGCGCATCACGCAAGCCTGGAACAGCGAGTTCACTCAGAGCGGCACCCGGGTGACCTTGCGGAACGCGGCCTGGAACGGGTCGCTCGGCACCAACGCCACCGTGAACCCCGGTTTCAACGCGAGCTACTCCGGTACCAACACCGCCCCGACGGTGTTCCGGCTCAACGGGGTCGCCTGCACCGGCCAGATCGTCGGCACCACCCCGCCGGCGACCACGGCTCCGCCGACCACCGCGCCGCCGACCACCGCGCCGCCGACGACGGCGCCGCCGACGACGGCGCCGCCGACGACGGCGCCGCCGACGACGGCGCCTCCGACGTCGCCGCCTCCGACGGGTGGTCCGCGGGTGGACAACCCGTATGTGGGTGCGGATGTGTACGTGAATCCGATCTGGAGTGCGAACGCGGCGGCGGAGCCGGGTGGTAGCCGGATCGCGGACGAGCCGACCGGTGTGTGGTTGGACCGGACGAGCGCTATCTATGGCAACAACAGTCCGACGACGGGTGACATGGGTCTGGCGGATCACCTCGACGAGGCGGTGCGGCAGGACGCGGCGAACGGTGGTCGGCCGTTGGTGTTCCAGGTGGTGATCTACAACCTGCCGGGTCGTGACTGTGCGGCGTTGGCGTCCAACGGTGAGCTCGGTCCGGAGGAGATCGACGTCTATCGGACGGAGTACATCGATCCGATCGCGGAGATCGTGGCGCGGCCGGCGTACGCGGCTCTGCGGATCGTCGCGGTGATCGAGATCGATTCGTTGCCGAACCTGGTGACGAATGTGGGTAGTCGGCCGACGGCTACTCCTGAGTGTGACGTGATGTTGGCCAACGGTAACTACGTCAGTGGTGTGGGGTACGCGGTCGCTCAGCTCGGTGATGTGCCGAATGTGTACAACTACATCGACGCCGGGCACCACGGCTGGATCGGTTGGGACGACAACTTCGGTCCGTCGGCGCAGCTCATCGCGCAGGCCGCCAACGCGTCCGGGGCGTCGCCGTCGGATGTGCACGGGTTCATCACGAACACGGCGAACTACTCGGCGTTGCGGGAGCCGTACATCACGGTGGACTCGACGACGCGTCCGTCGACGTGGATCGACTGGAACATGTACAACGACGAGTTGTCGTTCGCGCAGGCGTTCCGGCAGCGGTTGGTGCAGGCCGGGTTCAACTCGAACATCGGGATGTTGATCGACACGTCGCGTAACGGGTGGGGTGGGCCGGACCGGCCGACCGGTCCGAGCAGCGCCGGGGACGTGAACACCCGGGTGGACGAGTCGCGGATCGACCGTCGGTTCCAGAAGGGCAACTGGTGTAACCAGTCCGGTGCCGGTCTGGGTGAGCGGCCGACCGCCGCGCCGGCCAGTGGTATCGACGCGTACGTGTGGATCAAGCCGCCGGGTGAGTCGGATGGTTCGAGCTCGGAGATCCCGAACGACGAGGGTAAGGGCTTCGACCGGATGTGCGACCCGACGTACACGGGTAACCCGCGGAACAACAACAACATGAGTGGTGCGTTGCCGAACGCGCCGGTTTCTGGTCACTGGTTCTCGGCGCAGTTCCGTGAGCTGATGGCCAACGCGTACCCACCGCTGTCCTGA
- a CDS encoding glycosyltransferase family A protein yields the protein MNSRFSAAVPSATAGQIPSEPGRSSATDRIPATVVDLDVTGTLPDIAGFDPAGRRVERAWLLVRQFTQPIGALLLDVPPQGLTGAELAATIDQRIPPASRPEPGYLARRADVLADAPHITVVVCTRERPAGLARTLDSLLAQRYPRFRVLVVDNAPVSDATARVVADVAGRPVSVDYVREPRPGLSHARNRAIRATAGEIVAWIDDDEVADPDWLAEIARALADHPHSDAVTGAIAPAELVTDAQLWFEQYGGHSKGRGFTPDVFSPATAHRQSPLYPLPPFGAGGNMVFRPGVLERVGGFDTALGAGTPAMGSEDTLALMQVLVAGGTVAYQPSALVWHHHRRDLAGLRKQLVGYGTGLTAAYTSLLLREPRLLGPLLRLVPTALRDILGDGDRLAGLRDDFPRDLIGANRRGLLTGPIAYLRSRLADRRLRRRLRDAA from the coding sequence ATGAATTCGCGTTTCTCAGCCGCCGTCCCGTCCGCTACCGCTGGACAGATCCCGTCCGAGCCCGGACGGTCGTCGGCCACCGACCGGATCCCGGCCACCGTCGTCGACCTGGACGTCACCGGCACGCTACCCGATATCGCCGGATTCGACCCGGCCGGTCGTCGGGTGGAACGCGCCTGGCTGCTGGTACGCCAGTTCACCCAACCGATCGGCGCGCTGCTGCTCGACGTACCGCCGCAGGGGCTGACCGGTGCGGAGCTCGCCGCCACGATCGACCAGCGGATCCCACCGGCGTCCCGACCCGAGCCCGGCTACCTGGCCCGCCGCGCCGACGTCCTCGCCGACGCGCCGCACATCACCGTGGTCGTCTGCACCCGGGAACGACCGGCCGGGCTGGCCCGCACCCTGGACAGCCTGCTCGCCCAGCGGTACCCCCGGTTCCGGGTGCTGGTGGTGGACAACGCCCCGGTCAGCGACGCCACCGCCCGCGTCGTCGCCGACGTCGCCGGTCGCCCGGTCTCCGTCGACTACGTGCGGGAACCCCGGCCAGGGCTGTCGCACGCCCGCAACCGGGCGATACGCGCCACCGCTGGCGAGATCGTCGCCTGGATCGACGACGACGAGGTGGCCGACCCGGACTGGCTCGCCGAGATCGCCCGCGCGTTGGCCGACCACCCGCACTCCGACGCGGTCACCGGTGCGATCGCGCCGGCCGAGCTGGTCACGGACGCGCAGCTGTGGTTCGAGCAGTACGGCGGGCACAGCAAGGGTCGGGGCTTCACGCCGGACGTCTTCTCGCCGGCGACCGCGCACCGGCAGAGTCCGCTGTACCCGCTGCCGCCCTTCGGTGCCGGCGGCAACATGGTCTTCCGGCCCGGCGTGCTGGAGCGCGTCGGCGGCTTCGACACCGCGCTCGGTGCCGGCACCCCGGCGATGGGCTCCGAGGACACCCTGGCGTTGATGCAGGTGCTGGTCGCCGGCGGTACGGTGGCGTACCAGCCGAGCGCGTTGGTGTGGCACCACCATCGCCGCGACCTGGCCGGACTCCGCAAGCAGCTGGTCGGCTACGGCACCGGGCTGACCGCCGCCTACACCAGTCTGCTGCTGCGAGAGCCTCGCCTGCTCGGACCGCTGCTGCGGTTGGTCCCGACCGCGTTGCGCGACATCCTCGGCGACGGGGACCGGTTGGCCGGACTCCGCGACGACTTTCCTCGTGACCTGATCGGCGCCAACCGGCGCGGCCTGCTCACCGGTCCGATCGCCTACCTGCGCAGCCGGCTCGCCGACCGGCGACTGCGCCGTCGCCTGCGGGACGCGGCATGA
- a CDS encoding glycosyltransferase family 2 protein, with the protein MRPPTVSVVLPTHHPERLTGLRAAVDSVRRQDLRPIEIIVVVDHHPELADRISRELPEVTVLANAYQRGVSGNRNTGAEHAHGELVVFLDDDVVARPGWLAGLVAAFAEPAVIGAGGAIEPAWERHQPDWFPDEFRWAVGGSYAGQPDRPGAVRNVWSASMAVRREAFLAAGGFRTGFGKVGDRARPEDTELCLRMSMVTGGQWWYVPHAVISHGVPARNATFRYFLRRCVAEGRGKIMMARLLDGAPSLGAEQDYLRRTLPHALRRETVAAFGRGRRRHAARAGAILAGTGGAALGALIELASRPRADAAEPTGSIRVPTPSPQSIGAVR; encoded by the coding sequence ATGCGCCCGCCCACCGTCAGCGTCGTCCTGCCGACCCACCACCCCGAGCGACTCACCGGCCTGCGCGCCGCCGTCGACTCCGTCCGCCGACAGGACCTCCGGCCGATCGAGATCATCGTGGTGGTCGACCATCATCCGGAACTGGCCGATCGAATCTCGCGGGAACTACCCGAGGTGACCGTGCTGGCCAACGCGTACCAGCGAGGGGTCTCCGGCAACCGCAACACCGGCGCGGAGCATGCCCACGGCGAACTCGTCGTCTTCCTCGATGACGACGTCGTGGCCCGTCCCGGCTGGCTCGCCGGACTGGTCGCCGCCTTCGCCGAGCCGGCGGTGATCGGGGCCGGCGGGGCGATCGAACCCGCCTGGGAACGGCACCAGCCGGACTGGTTCCCCGACGAGTTCCGGTGGGCCGTCGGCGGCTCCTACGCCGGTCAGCCCGACCGACCCGGCGCGGTGCGCAACGTCTGGTCGGCCAGCATGGCGGTACGCCGCGAGGCGTTCCTCGCCGCCGGCGGGTTCCGCACCGGTTTCGGCAAGGTCGGCGATCGGGCGCGACCCGAGGACACCGAACTCTGCCTGCGGATGAGCATGGTGACCGGCGGCCAGTGGTGGTACGTGCCGCACGCCGTGATCTCCCACGGCGTGCCCGCCCGCAACGCCACCTTCCGGTACTTCCTGCGCCGCTGCGTCGCCGAAGGACGCGGCAAGATCATGATGGCCAGGTTGCTCGACGGCGCGCCCAGCCTCGGTGCCGAGCAGGACTACCTGCGCCGCACCCTGCCCCACGCGCTGCGCCGGGAAACCGTGGCGGCTTTCGGCCGTGGCAGACGCCGGCACGCTGCCCGCGCCGGCGCGATCCTGGCCGGTACGGGCGGGGCGGCGCTCGGGGCGCTGATCGAACTCGCCAGCCGCCCCCGCGCCGACGCCGCCGAACCCACCGGATCCATCCGTGTCCCGACTCCGTCCCCCCAATCGATCGGAGCCGTCCGATGA